One window from the genome of Cyclobacterium amurskyense encodes:
- a CDS encoding endonuclease/exonuclease/phosphatase family protein, whose amino-acid sequence MASFFSIRVVAQQERNLKVMAYNIHHANPPSKPNFIDLEAIAKVIMASDPDLVALQEVDVNSRRSGIDLNQAKELGRLTGLNYYFKQSIPFQGGGYGNAILSKFPIEDSFFLQLSAEVGTEPRAILGIQITLPGNKKIKFASTHLDFSSATNSAQQAKEVTAYFEKEGIPVIIAGDFNAVIGSEAINSIDKTFARTCAGECPPTIPVDKPTKAIDFIFFKPQNAFTVNHHEVIPETYASDHLPVFAILAY is encoded by the coding sequence ATGGCCTCGTTTTTTTCTATTCGAGTAGTAGCACAGCAGGAACGTAATTTGAAGGTGATGGCTTACAATATTCATCATGCCAATCCTCCTTCCAAACCCAATTTTATTGATTTGGAGGCCATTGCAAAAGTGATAATGGCATCTGATCCGGATTTGGTAGCACTTCAGGAAGTGGATGTCAATTCCAGACGTTCTGGCATTGACTTAAATCAGGCCAAAGAACTAGGCAGGCTAACGGGCTTGAATTATTATTTTAAGCAATCCATACCATTTCAAGGAGGGGGATATGGAAATGCCATACTTTCTAAATTTCCTATAGAAGATAGTTTTTTTCTACAATTATCTGCCGAAGTTGGAACGGAGCCAAGAGCAATTTTAGGCATACAAATCACCTTGCCGGGCAATAAAAAAATAAAATTTGCGTCCACTCATCTTGATTTTAGTAGTGCTACTAATTCTGCCCAACAAGCAAAAGAAGTGACGGCCTATTTTGAAAAGGAAGGCATACCTGTAATTATTGCAGGAGACTTTAATGCTGTGATAGGCTCGGAAGCGATAAATTCTATAGACAAAACCTTCGCTAGAACCTGTGCTGGAGAGTGTCCACCAACGATTCCAGTAGATAAGCCCACAAAGGCAATAGATTTTATTTTTTTTAAGCCGCAAAATGCATTTACAGTGAACCATCATGAAGTGATCCCAGAAACCTATGCATCTGATCATTTACCAGTTTTTGCTATACTCGCTTATTAA
- a CDS encoding nitrilase family protein, which yields MDIKIATAQFENRSGDKSYNLDIIDDLSKKAAVEGADVIAFHECSITGYSFARKLNREQMLELSEFIPAGPSVQRLKQIAKKNKITILAGLFEKDDKGQIFKSYVCVDADGLQANFHKLHPFINPNIKPGSNYCVFDYKGWKCGILICYDNNIIENVRATCLLGAEIIFMPHVTMCTPSTRPGAGFVAPELWKNRAKDPTSLRIEFDGMKGRDWLMKWLPARAYDNGIYVVFSNPIGMDDDQLKNGCSMIIDPFGDVIGECRKLNNDFVIANLTKEKLELAGGYRYRNARRPELYRDIIGKEHDAAQKVAWLDK from the coding sequence ATGGACATAAAAATAGCTACAGCTCAATTTGAAAATAGAAGTGGGGACAAGTCTTATAACCTTGACATTATAGACGATTTAAGCAAGAAAGCAGCCGTAGAAGGTGCTGATGTTATTGCTTTTCACGAGTGTTCGATTACGGGTTATTCCTTCGCTAGGAAACTGAACAGGGAACAAATGTTGGAGTTGTCTGAATTCATTCCTGCCGGGCCTAGTGTCCAGCGACTGAAACAAATAGCGAAAAAGAATAAAATCACGATTTTGGCGGGTCTTTTTGAGAAGGATGATAAGGGGCAAATTTTCAAATCCTATGTTTGTGTAGATGCCGATGGACTTCAGGCCAATTTTCATAAATTACACCCATTTATTAATCCAAATATTAAACCTGGCTCTAACTATTGTGTTTTTGATTACAAAGGGTGGAAATGTGGGATTTTGATTTGCTATGACAATAATATAATTGAGAATGTACGAGCGACTTGCCTCTTGGGAGCCGAAATCATTTTCATGCCTCATGTTACTATGTGCACACCTTCCACCAGGCCAGGTGCAGGATTTGTAGCTCCTGAACTTTGGAAAAACAGAGCCAAAGATCCTACCTCATTAAGGATTGAGTTTGACGGTATGAAAGGAAGGGATTGGCTAATGAAGTGGTTGCCTGCCCGGGCCTATGACAATGGTATTTATGTGGTTTTTTCCAATCCAATAGGTATGGATGATGATCAATTAAAAAATGGTTGCTCCATGATCATAGATCCATTTGGGGATGTCATTGGAGAATGTCGAAAACTTAATAATGATTTTGTAATCGCCAACCTTACCAAAGAGAAACTAGAGCTAGCTGGAGGATACCGCTATAGAAATGCACGTCGGCCTGAACTCTACAGAGATATTATTGGTAAAGAACATGATGCCGCTCAAAAGGTAGCTTGGTTGGATAAATAA
- a CDS encoding NUDIX hydrolase — MEIEVPECFYRVSVKALIRDQKNRFLLVREVNGFWELPGGGLDFEEAPLVGLQREIWEEMKLKITHIATQPCYFFTVKNHNGVFIANVMYETSLENLNFQATDECKEIRFFSAEDVFDEMNVYPNVTAFARLFQQQPLGNSSEL; from the coding sequence ATGGAAATAGAAGTGCCTGAATGCTTTTACCGGGTAAGTGTAAAGGCTTTGATACGTGATCAAAAAAATCGTTTTTTGCTTGTGAGGGAGGTCAATGGCTTCTGGGAATTACCTGGAGGAGGGTTGGATTTTGAAGAAGCTCCTCTAGTAGGCTTGCAAAGAGAGATTTGGGAAGAAATGAAATTGAAAATCACCCATATCGCAACCCAGCCTTGTTATTTTTTTACTGTCAAAAATCATAATGGTGTGTTTATAGCCAACGTGATGTACGAGACCAGTTTAGAAAATTTGAATTTTCAGGCCACAGATGAATGTAAGGAGATTCGTTTTTTTTCAGCCGAAGATGTTTTTGATGAAATGAATGTTTACCCCAATGTAACTGCATTTGCCAGGTTATTTCAACAACAACCACTAGGTAATTCCTCTGAGCTATAA
- a CDS encoding aminotransferase class V-fold PLP-dependent enzyme, whose translation MKNSPQRRSFFKKSIVLAGAFSSGSLFNQLYAGDFEKKANLYKDLSPAEIASNEDYWSLIQQAYPASSSPVLNLNNGGVSPSPQLVLDAVDRYDKMANMAPSYYMWRILDQGREPLREKLALLGGCDPEEIAINRNATEALNTIIHGLDLNRGDEVIGSIQDYPNMMNAWKQRALREGIVYKQLSFDFPIEDDQTIVDMYRQAISSKTKIIHVTHVINWVGQIMPVKKICQMAHEKGIEVIVDGAHSFGLLDFNIPDLEADYFGTSLHKYLSAPIGTGMMWIKKEHIAKVWPLLCDADPVRDDIRKFETLGTRSFPLEQGIGEAINFHNGIGKKRKEERARYLKNYWAERALKIPGVNIHTSLKPAYSCAIAGVSIDGMTPRVLESTLLKTYKIHTSPISYENINVVRVSPHVYTRPTDLDRLVNALEELAKK comes from the coding sequence ATGAAAAATAGTCCACAAAGAAGAAGTTTTTTTAAAAAATCAATTGTATTAGCCGGAGCATTTTCATCAGGAAGCCTGTTTAATCAACTTTATGCAGGAGATTTTGAAAAAAAAGCCAATCTTTATAAAGACCTAAGTCCAGCAGAAATAGCCAGTAATGAGGATTATTGGTCCTTGATACAGCAGGCTTACCCTGCAAGTTCCTCTCCAGTTTTGAACCTCAACAATGGTGGTGTATCACCTAGCCCGCAATTGGTTTTGGATGCTGTAGACCGTTATGATAAAATGGCCAATATGGCCCCGTCTTATTATATGTGGAGAATCCTTGATCAAGGCAGAGAGCCCTTAAGAGAGAAACTAGCCCTGTTGGGTGGATGTGATCCTGAAGAAATTGCTATCAATAGAAATGCCACTGAGGCGTTGAATACCATAATACATGGTTTAGACTTAAATAGGGGGGATGAAGTAATAGGCAGCATACAAGATTATCCCAACATGATGAATGCCTGGAAACAACGTGCTTTGAGAGAAGGCATCGTTTACAAGCAATTGTCTTTTGATTTTCCAATCGAAGATGACCAAACCATCGTTGACATGTACAGGCAAGCCATTTCTTCAAAAACAAAGATCATCCATGTGACACATGTTATCAATTGGGTGGGACAGATAATGCCTGTTAAGAAAATTTGCCAAATGGCCCATGAAAAAGGTATAGAAGTAATAGTTGATGGAGCGCATTCTTTTGGCTTGCTGGATTTTAATATACCTGATTTGGAAGCGGATTATTTTGGAACTAGCCTGCATAAATACCTTTCAGCACCTATTGGTACAGGAATGATGTGGATAAAAAAGGAGCATATAGCAAAAGTTTGGCCTTTATTGTGTGATGCAGACCCTGTGAGAGATGACATTAGAAAATTTGAAACGCTAGGTACCCGGAGTTTTCCATTGGAGCAGGGGATAGGTGAGGCTATCAATTTTCATAACGGAATTGGGAAAAAGAGAAAAGAAGAACGGGCAAGGTACTTGAAAAATTATTGGGCGGAAAGAGCATTAAAAATCCCAGGGGTAAATATCCATACATCGCTTAAGCCTGCCTATAGTTGTGCTATTGCTGGAGTGTCTATAGATGGAATGACGCCGAGAGTGCTGGAAAGTACACTTCTAAAAACCTATAAAATACATACCTCGCCCATTAGTTATGAAAATATAAATGTTGTACGGGTTTCTCCACATGTCTATACTCGTCCTACTGATCTTGACAGGTTGGTTAATGCTTTGGAAGAGCTTGCGAAAAAGTAA
- a CDS encoding sensor histidine kinase produces the protein MPFRCLYGADLQAIDSLLSESQAVQYDQKELAIAYIKKARELAEGVEDPKLMARINNQEGTVYYISGDYELALRRFLEAFDYAVQGDFISQKEYAMNGRALVLMVEREFELAKGLFEECIGINTIHGDSVRLARNHFNLGILHNELFELEKAMSHLDIALEFLVNFPKQGLNSMVNNRMAQVYFEMGEFDNALSKYRLVLEDSSSLTNWEKTFALTGLAQLKLETGDLDEALVLGKEALSTAEFHGANWDLQKITELLSAIYKAKGKFDKAYEFLELSQIYTDSLYNEEKSRQIARLHLKLSQAENEKLKAESEIDQAVLKQRNRLLVFLSLLILFLGFTVYFFRKTIRLKEKFNKSLEKKNRAIEKQKNYIGQQNKNLSEINLAKTKLLSIISHDLRSPINSIKQLLEMKGKGYFNEDDENEAYGLLTLQVENTEIMLNELLQWANSQLDGLEPNPSDVDLAEVVSEVLIGYSFQIKTKSLNAEHNGNKRIFIRIDRVQLKIILQNLIGNAIKFTPEHGIIKVYYVLEESYVICHIEDSGVGVDEHYNNLINSRSYTRMPSKVGTANEKGTGLGILLVKQFLDLNGGMLKMESKTEAGSHFILYFKR, from the coding sequence TTGCCTTTTCGATGTCTTTATGGCGCTGATTTACAGGCTATCGACTCATTATTAAGTGAATCGCAGGCTGTTCAATACGATCAAAAAGAACTGGCTATTGCATACATAAAGAAGGCTAGAGAGCTAGCTGAGGGTGTGGAAGACCCGAAATTGATGGCAAGAATAAACAATCAGGAAGGAACTGTTTATTACATCTCAGGTGATTACGAACTCGCGCTTAGGCGATTTTTGGAGGCCTTTGATTACGCGGTTCAGGGTGATTTTATCTCTCAAAAAGAGTATGCAATGAATGGCAGGGCTCTTGTTTTGATGGTGGAAAGAGAGTTTGAATTGGCCAAGGGTTTATTTGAAGAATGTATAGGGATTAACACCATACATGGAGACAGTGTAAGGTTGGCAAGAAACCATTTTAACTTAGGGATTCTTCATAATGAATTGTTTGAGCTTGAAAAAGCCATGTCTCATCTAGATATAGCACTTGAGTTTTTGGTCAATTTCCCAAAACAAGGCCTAAACTCTATGGTGAATAATAGGATGGCTCAGGTTTATTTTGAAATGGGAGAATTTGATAATGCCTTGTCAAAATACAGACTTGTCCTTGAAGACAGTTCTTCGCTCACCAATTGGGAAAAGACTTTTGCTTTAACCGGGTTGGCTCAATTAAAACTTGAAACAGGTGACTTAGATGAAGCATTGGTTTTAGGCAAAGAGGCTTTGAGTACTGCAGAGTTTCATGGTGCTAATTGGGACTTGCAAAAGATCACCGAATTGCTTAGTGCCATTTATAAGGCGAAAGGGAAATTTGATAAGGCTTATGAGTTTTTGGAGCTTAGTCAAATTTATACCGACAGTCTTTATAATGAAGAAAAAAGCAGGCAGATTGCAAGGCTTCACCTTAAGTTGTCGCAAGCGGAAAATGAAAAATTGAAGGCAGAAAGTGAAATAGATCAGGCGGTACTAAAACAACGTAATAGGCTATTAGTCTTTTTGTCCCTCCTAATATTGTTCCTTGGCTTCACTGTTTATTTTTTCAGAAAAACAATAAGATTGAAGGAGAAATTCAATAAGTCTTTGGAGAAGAAAAACAGGGCCATTGAAAAACAAAAAAATTACATTGGTCAACAGAATAAAAATTTATCGGAAATTAATTTAGCTAAAACCAAACTGTTAAGTATTATATCTCATGATTTGCGATCTCCCATAAACTCAATCAAGCAACTTTTAGAAATGAAAGGTAAAGGTTATTTCAATGAGGATGATGAAAATGAAGCCTATGGTCTTTTGACATTGCAGGTGGAAAATACGGAAATTATGCTCAATGAACTTTTGCAATGGGCGAACAGTCAATTGGATGGCCTGGAGCCTAATCCGTCAGATGTTGATCTGGCTGAGGTCGTTAGTGAGGTGTTGATAGGCTATAGTTTTCAAATAAAGACCAAATCTTTAAATGCGGAGCATAATGGAAATAAAAGGATTTTTATAAGGATTGATAGGGTTCAGCTAAAGATTATCCTTCAAAATTTAATAGGGAATGCCATTAAATTCACACCTGAACATGGTATTATAAAAGTTTACTATGTGCTTGAAGAGTCTTATGTGATTTGCCATATTGAGGACTCAGGTGTTGGTGTTGATGAACATTACAATAATTTGATCAATAGCAGAAGTTACACCCGGATGCCTTCTAAGGTAGGGACCGCCAATGAAAAAGGCACAGGCTTGGGGATATTGCTTGTAAAGCAATTTCTTGACCTTAATGGGGGCATGTTAAAAATGGAAAGTAAGACCGAAGCTGGGTCTCACTTCATTTTATATTTCAAGCGATAG
- a CDS encoding acetyl-CoA hydrolase/transferase family protein — protein MKNHINIVSPEEAVKCVKSNQRVFVHGSAATPTVLLHALEKRKNELKNVEVVSITTLGEMPLTHESCKGSFYLNSLFVSQNIRNAVNSDQGGYVPVFLSEIGRLFRQNIMPLDVAFINVSPPDQHGYCSLGTSVDVARPAVDTSQIVIAQINKQMPRTMGDGQIHVSKINAAILVDEPLPEVNYSNKLQEADFKIGKYIAELIDDRSTLQLGIGGIPDAVLKSLTSHKDLGIHTEMFSDGVIDLLESGAITNKYKIKHPGKIVSSFVIGTKKLYDSIHDNPAYSFHEAAYVNDTAVIRKNPKVISINSCLEIDLTGQVCADSIGSYQYSGVGGQMDFIRGAALSDGGKPIMALRATTNKGQSKIVPFLKQGAGVVTTRAHVHYVVTEYGTAYLYGKNLCQRAHELKNIAAPQHQEDLDRAIFERFGNFIYPLS, from the coding sequence ATGAAGAACCATATAAACATTGTAAGCCCTGAGGAGGCTGTAAAATGTGTTAAGAGCAATCAAAGAGTATTTGTTCATGGAAGCGCTGCTACTCCAACAGTGTTACTGCATGCATTGGAAAAGAGGAAGAACGAGCTAAAAAACGTAGAGGTAGTTTCGATTACTACTCTGGGAGAAATGCCTTTAACGCATGAATCCTGTAAAGGCAGCTTTTATTTAAACTCTTTGTTTGTCTCACAAAACATAAGAAATGCAGTCAACAGTGACCAAGGTGGTTATGTACCAGTTTTCCTTAGTGAAATAGGCCGATTGTTTAGGCAAAACATCATGCCTTTAGATGTGGCATTCATCAACGTATCTCCACCAGACCAACATGGTTATTGTTCCTTAGGTACTTCTGTAGATGTAGCAAGGCCAGCAGTGGACACTTCTCAAATTGTAATTGCTCAAATCAATAAACAAATGCCCAGAACAATGGGCGATGGACAGATTCATGTCAGCAAAATAAATGCTGCCATCCTAGTAGATGAGCCTCTACCAGAAGTAAACTACTCCAACAAACTCCAGGAAGCAGACTTTAAAATCGGAAAATACATTGCAGAGTTAATCGATGACCGGTCTACCTTGCAATTGGGGATTGGAGGAATTCCAGACGCAGTATTAAAATCCCTCACTAGCCACAAGGATTTAGGTATCCATACAGAAATGTTTTCTGATGGTGTTATTGACTTATTAGAATCTGGTGCAATCACCAACAAATACAAAATAAAACATCCCGGGAAAATTGTTTCGTCCTTCGTAATTGGAACAAAAAAGCTTTATGATAGTATCCATGACAACCCAGCCTATTCATTTCATGAAGCAGCCTACGTTAATGATACTGCCGTGATAAGAAAAAACCCAAAGGTAATTTCCATTAACTCTTGCCTGGAAATTGATTTAACTGGCCAGGTTTGTGCAGATTCCATAGGTAGTTACCAGTATTCAGGTGTAGGTGGTCAAATGGACTTCATTAGAGGTGCCGCACTATCAGATGGTGGTAAGCCAATAATGGCTTTGCGAGCGACCACCAATAAAGGCCAATCTAAAATTGTACCTTTCTTAAAACAGGGTGCAGGCGTGGTCACTACCAGGGCACATGTTCATTATGTAGTAACCGAATATGGAACAGCATACCTTTACGGGAAAAATCTATGTCAAAGAGCACATGAATTAAAAAATATTGCAGCTCCTCAACATCAGGAGGATTTGGATAGGGCAATCTTTGAAAGGTTTGGTAATTTTATTTATCCTCTCAGTTAA
- a CDS encoding OsmC family protein, whose product MNKKEITLRMIADKEYETINPEGNKVQMDMYDGAEKKFQSPMELLLSGLAGCSAVDAVLMMKKKRKQVDNFEIKAEGIRNDGTPAFYKSIHLHFILTSSDATELEFEKVIKLAVDKYCSVASSLKSEISYSTEIKKPV is encoded by the coding sequence ATGAATAAGAAAGAAATAACACTTCGGATGATTGCTGATAAGGAATATGAAACAATTAATCCTGAAGGAAATAAGGTTCAAATGGACATGTATGATGGTGCTGAAAAGAAATTTCAATCACCTATGGAATTGTTGCTTTCTGGCTTAGCTGGATGTTCTGCCGTTGATGCTGTATTGATGATGAAAAAGAAGCGAAAGCAGGTTGATAATTTTGAGATCAAAGCCGAAGGAATTCGGAATGATGGAACTCCTGCTTTTTATAAATCTATTCATTTGCATTTTATTCTCACTTCTTCTGATGCCACCGAATTGGAGTTTGAAAAGGTTATTAAGCTGGCGGTAGATAAATATTGTTCCGTTGCTTCAAGTTTGAAGTCAGAGATCAGCTATTCTACCGAAATAAAGAAACCTGTATGA
- a CDS encoding PDC sensor domain-containing protein — protein sequence MKYLFFVNILIFLLSSSCQSDVKEPIDNHILLLDSIIRIVEADLLPLEADIKELAILSTYLYEQGGINELAQNGDKNKYVKVQNGVLHQSGDKIDASTVFVSLSTENKEIALREVYWTEKLDSAFKEIIDKRPLVSQVYFNSASNFSRLYPPYVFNTVEPDVDFTSFNFYYLGDELRNPTRKSVWVEEVYIDPMGRGWILSLIQPVYYEDELKGVLGLDITVSELMRRFLSNSDKKLVIIDSQGVIVAGGEEAIKALNMPPLKNHTYLQTVNTDSFRKEDFNLYKSKSKEVRRMASKFLLEKENYQKFELQGRPFEAYSRKLNVMDWYLVDIHD from the coding sequence ATGAAGTATTTATTTTTTGTAAACATTTTGATATTTTTGTTATCTTCTTCTTGTCAATCGGATGTTAAGGAACCAATTGATAATCATATATTATTATTAGATTCAATTATTCGAATTGTTGAAGCTGATCTTTTGCCATTAGAAGCTGATATCAAAGAATTAGCAATATTATCGACTTATCTATATGAACAGGGGGGGATTAATGAACTAGCTCAGAATGGTGATAAAAATAAATATGTAAAGGTTCAAAATGGTGTCTTGCATCAATCTGGTGATAAGATTGATGCAAGTACCGTTTTCGTTTCACTCTCTACGGAAAATAAGGAAATAGCTTTAAGAGAAGTTTATTGGACTGAGAAGTTGGACAGTGCATTTAAAGAAATCATTGATAAAAGACCTTTGGTAAGTCAGGTGTATTTTAATTCAGCGAGTAATTTTAGTAGGCTTTACCCACCTTATGTTTTCAATACTGTCGAACCAGATGTGGACTTTACCTCGTTTAATTTCTATTATTTGGGAGATGAACTGAGAAACCCCACAAGGAAATCGGTTTGGGTTGAGGAAGTTTATATTGATCCAATGGGAAGAGGGTGGATCCTTTCTTTGATTCAGCCAGTATATTATGAGGACGAGCTAAAGGGTGTGTTAGGCTTAGATATAACCGTGTCGGAACTAATGCGAAGATTCTTAAGTAATTCGGATAAAAAATTGGTTATCATAGATAGTCAAGGTGTCATAGTTGCAGGGGGAGAGGAGGCAATTAAGGCACTAAATATGCCTCCGCTAAAAAATCATACCTACCTACAAACGGTTAATACAGATAGTTTCAGAAAGGAAGATTTTAATCTCTACAAGAGCAAAAGTAAGGAAGTACGTAGAATGGCATCTAAATTTTTGTTGGAGAAAGAAAATTATCAAAAGTTTGAATTGCAAGGAAGGCCTTTTGAAGCGTACAGTAGAAAATTGAATGTTATGGATTGGTATTTGGTAGATATTCATGACTAA